DNA sequence from the Calditrichota bacterium genome:
ACCGGACGAATGTAAGCCGATTCCAGATTATTTTTTTTCACAACATCAATACAAGCTTGAAAAACGTCCTGTTGAGAAAAGGGAATTTCCGTTCGATAAATTTTCGCAGAGTCAAAAAGACGTCGGACGTGTTCCGGCAAACGAAAAATTGCCGGTCCTTTTTGTGTTTTGTAGCAACGGATGCCTTCAAAAAATGATGTGCCGTAATGAATAACATGAGACATGACATGAATTTTCGCGTCCGGCCAATCGACAAATGACCCATTTAACCAAATTTTTCCTTTTTCGTCACGGGGATCCATATTTCGCTCCTTCAATTAGTAGAACATGAGTATTAAAATGAATTAGAAGCCGTCGAAGTCCGCTGAGTCAGAAAAAGGAGATGAGCCGAATGAAATAAGACAGGTGAAACGGAGAGATTTTTTTAGGCGCAAAAAAGTGGCATTTCAAGAATGAATTTCCTCTTTTCTTTAAAAACAAAATGCAAATATTCTTATCCGATTGTTGAAAATTCAGATCGTCAAAGATTTTATTCAAGAAAATGGGAAGGATCATTTTGATCATCCACATTAGCAAATAATGACTTTTGAGAACTATCTTAAATCTTTCACGCGCAACTGCAACTGAGTTCGTCCCATGTAGGTATTTTCTTCAATGACATAGGCCATGTCCAGGTTTTGCGAGCCCGGTTCGATGCGGTAAATCAAATCTCCCAGATTGAAGCCGATGGCGTCGAAAACAATACCGTCCTGACGAACACGAAATTTCAAGTGATTTCTGCCTACGATTGCGGGATTTCCCACCACCTGTAAATGGTCGCTTTGAAAAATAGGTCTGGTGTTTTGTGGCCCGAAAGGCGCAAAAAGTTTGAGCAGTTGCACCAGCCGGGGAGAGATGTCGGCCAATCGCAGGCGCCCGTCAATGCGCAATTTGGGTTGCAGCAAATCGTCGTCTAAATTTGCTTTGGCAATCTCATTAAATCGTTTGCGAAATTCAGCAATTTTGTCCTTTTCAATTGTTAGCCCGGCAGCGTATTTATGACCGCCGTAACCGACGAGCAAATCTTCACATTGTTGAATTGCTTCAAAAATATCAAAGCCGTTGATACTTCGCGCGGAGCCTTTGCCCATTTCTGTGTCGACGGAAATCATTACTGTGGGGCGATAATACTTTTCCACAACGCGCGAGGCAACGATCCCAATAACGCCGGGATGCCAGCCGTCTTTTGCCAGCACCAGTCCAAAATCGCGGCTCAAATCATAGTCAGAGTCAACGAGCGACTGCGCCTGTCTAAAAGTGTCCTCGTCAATATTTTTCCGCGCACGATTTTCATTTTCGAGCATGTTGGCGATGTCCCAGGCGACTCGCGGGTTGCGCGTCGTGAGAAGTTTGACTGCAAAAGCGGCGTCGCTGAGTCTGCCGACTGCGTTGAGCCGCGGAGCCAAAATAAAGACAATCTGGCCCGTGCCGATGGGCTTGTCAGCAAGACCGGATACGCTGAGCAATGCCTGCAATCCGGGTTTGTCGGTTTGGTTGATGAGCCGCAGCCCTTCTCTGACAAAAATACGGTTTTCGTCAATGAGAGGCACGATGTCTGCAGTGCTGCCAATCGCGACCAGGTCCAGATATTTTGTCATGTATTCTGGCTCTAAATCCAGATACTGAACGAGCGCCTGTCCCAATTTGTAAGCTACGCCGACGCCGGCCAATTCCTGAAACGGGTAATTGGATCGTTCGCATTTGGGATCAAGCACAGCGTAGGCGTCAGGAAGCTCCGGCCCTTGCTCATGATGATCGCTAATAATGACATCAATTCCACGCTGTCGCGCATATTCAATTTCTTTGACGGCAGTAATTCCGCAATCTACCGAGATAATCAGCGATACCCCCTGTTTAGCGGCTTCGTCGATGCCGAGCTTGCTGATGCCATAGCCTTCCTGGACGCGATGGGGGATGTAGTAGCTCACTTCGGCGTACAAATCGTTCAGCAAAAGATAGAGCGTAGAAACCGAAGTAATGCCATCGACATCGTAATCGCCATAAATGAGAACTTTTTCTTTTTTACGGATGGCGTCAACGATGCGCTCGACGGCCTTGCCCATGTCCTGCATGAGAAAAGGATCGTGCAAATCGTCGAGATTGCCCCTAAAGAATAATTTCGCTTTGTCAAATGTATCGACGCCGCGGGTAATCAAGATTTTAGCGATAATCAGTGGAACTTTTAATTGTTGCGCGAATTCATAAATTGCATCGGTTGAAATTTTGTCATTGAGTACCCATTTCAAGTTCATTAATAATCCTTTTTATGTCAAATAACTTTATTATTTTTTTGCAAAATTATTTAATCCAAAGTAAGGCGGTAAGCCGAATTCTGTCGAGGGCGATCATTTATCTGGGATCCGCCTCGCGGCGAACCTCAAGCGACCTACCCGGGAATCAAGCGGAGCGGGCCGCTCCTTTTCCCTGTGCGGTCTTGCTCCGGACGGGGTTTGCCGTGCTTCCGCCGTTACCGACGGAACGGTGAGCTCTTACCTCGCCTTTTCACCCTTGACCCGCCATGGCGGGACGGTATGTTTTCTGTGGCACTTTCCGTGGGCTCGCGCCCCCCTCATGTTATGAGGCGTCCTGCCCTGTGGAGTTCGGACTTTCCTCATGCGCCTCAGGCGCACGCGATCGCCGGCCTTACTTTGGATTTGAAAAAAGCGCTTTAGCTAACGCAGCAAGCTGCAATTAAAAATGAAATAAAACATAAAGAACTTTTGCACAAAAAACGAAGACTTTACTTTTAATACGATAAAATCAAAAAGAACAATTTTAAGAAACAAGTTCATGCGTCAATTAGACGATTTTGTCGCGAACATGTTCACGACAAAACTTAATGATGATCCAAGACATGGAGTTCCGCTACTGCTTTTTCTTCCATTTCCGGCGTGATTAAAATTCTGCCGCAGGTCTCACAAACAATGACGCGTTCTCGTTTGCGAATTTCCAGCACGGTTTGTGCAGGAATTGTTGCAAAACAGCCACTGCACGTGTAGTTGTTTACGATGGCAAGGGCGATGCCTTCTTTGGCGTGTCGGATTCGCTCGTATTGAGAAATGAGTCGGGGATTGAGTTTGGCGAGGACCTGCTTGCGCTGGTAGTCGAGTATCCGCTCTTCGGACTCGGTTTCTGCCATTTTTTCATGCAAATCTTTTTCGTTAGCGACCAGTTGCTCCCGGACGCCGGAAATCCGCTTGTCAAGTTCGTCAATTTCGTTTTTTAGTTGCTCTTCTTTTACCATAAGTTCCAACGTCGCTGTTTCCGTTTCATCAATTTTTCTTTCTACTATTTCAATTTCTGTAGTAATAGCGTCGTATTCTTTATTCGTTTTTACATGGTAAATTTTTTCTTGATTTTTATCGAGCAGGTCTCGCAACCGTTCTGTTTCATTTTTGTTGTGCAGTAAATCCTTCTGCGTCTGTTCCAGAGACGATTTTTTTTCATTACGTTCGTCAGATAGATTTTCCATCTCCAATTTTAACTGTTCGACTTTCTCTGGCAAGTCGCCCTTGACGGCCGCCAATTGCATGAGTCGTTTGTCCAATTCCTGGATTTGCGCTAAAAGTGTAAAATTCATCAGCCCGTTGCCTCCTGTTGAATGTTGCTGACTGTAAGAAATAACGCGGCGTAAATAATAAATATTTCATAAAATCTATTGCCGTGCCTGTTTTATGCTGTTTTTATCATGAACAGATATAAAAAAAAGTGTACCAAAAATTTACGGTACACTTTTTTTTATTCCATCGAAATACATCGTTTGCAAGGATGTGATAAGCGATCGACAGATACAACCTCCTATCATTAAAATATCTCGCGTTTGAAATATCCGTACCAACATATCCCGATTCCTGTTTAGTTATTAAAACTTGACAAAGTCACCATTTTAAGAAAAATATACAAAACTAAGAATTAACATGCAAGAGAAAATTGAATTAATTTTGTCCGAAATAGCTGAATAAATTTGGTTCACAATGGTCTTGTTCACAAAAAGGCTGCGGGGCTTCGCTATTTACAAAATTGATTTTTAGAGAAAGGGCAATTTCCCGTAGTCATCGCGATTAAAGTTCTCGTTTGCTGGGTTCGTATCTTGCGCGGCTGACAGTTGGCAATCGATTTTTTGAATTTTTTTTAGAAAAGATCGGCACAAATTATTATTGAGATAACGCTGAAAAAACAATATATTGATTAAAGAAAATAGGGCTTGACATCTAATCAAAAAATAGTTATCTTAAGTCGTTGTGGTTCAGAGTTGGTGGTTTCGCCAGCGCAAATTTCTTATTATCTGTGACGCGCAACGCGAAATAACTAGGGCAAATCAAAAATCACCCCATAATCGGAAATGTTTTGCGGCTCTAAATTGTCATGTGAACAAACGGGGAGGTTTACAATTGAAACGACAATATCAAAGTAATGAAGGTTTCGGCCAGAGCGATTTCGTCAGGCGATTTTCCCTCTTTTTGGGTTTGATGACGTTAACATTATTCGTTTATTGCTCGCCGGAATTCATCTCTCAACCGAATCGTTTGGTGGTACAAACAGCGACGGTTGTTCGCTCTGGCCCCGGCGCAAAATACAAAGAGATCGCCACCGTGAAAGCAGGGACGCAGCTTTTTTTGTTGGAGTCTGAAAATGATTGGCATCGCGTGGAGCTTCCCGACGGTCGCCGCGGGTGGATTTTCCAGGGAGTGGCGCGAAAAATAGGTCGGGAAAAAGTGGTTGTACTTAAAGAAAATGCAAAAGTTCGCCGCGGACCGGGCGAAGAATACAGCGCGTTCGCCATTATCAAAAAGGGCAAAGAATTGCTATGCGACGGTGAGCGCGGAAATTGGTTCTACGTCGAGTTGATTAAGGGACGCAACGGTTGGATTTCCAAAAAGGACGCCGAAAAAGTATCTTTTCGCAATGTCGTCACCATCAAAGCCACTTATGCCTATCGGGACGCTGACAGGAAATCAGGCATCTTGCTGAATATCAGTGAAGGCGCTGAACTCGTTCAATTGGGGAAAGTGGGAGCTTTTTATCAGATTCGACTTCCCGGGGGACAAATCGGCTATGTTCACGAATCAGCGGTAGATGTGGTAAGAGAACGCACAATCCGGGTGAAAGATCGCGCTGTTTTGCGTCGCGGCTCAAACGAGGGCTACGGCGTCGTTGATACGCTGGAAGTGGGCATGCAACTGACAAAATTGACGCAGAAGGGCGATTGGATCGAAGTAAAGACCAGCGATGGCAGAACAGGCTGGATACACAAAAGCGCCGTCGCGACCACTGTTTCTTCTTCCGGCGAAGAATTTATTGAAGAAAAGCCGGTTTATCTAATTACTAATCAAGATTCCAATATTCGCGAAAAGCCCGGAACGAAGCAGGCCAAACTGACGCGCGTCAAAAAAGGGAAACTTTTGTTGAAACTTGGTCAGGAGAATGATTGGATAAAAATCAAATTGGCCGACGGACGCATCGGATGGATTTGGGAGCCATTGGTTGATTATGATATAACGCTTTTACTGACAAAATTAGACTGCAATATCCGTTTTGGCCCGAGCACAAGATATCAGCTTATCAAACGAGCTTCCAAAGGAATGCCACTTGTGCGGTTGGAGGAAAGGAACGGCTGGACCAGAGTCAGATTTGACGAAGGAGATATCGGCTGGATAAAAAACGGACTTTTTGTGCCGCTTGACAGCCTCCTGTTCGCTAATAGAGATTGCAATGTTCGCAAAGGGCCGGGAACTCAGTACGAACGCATCGAGAGAATTCTGTATGGAACGTTCGTTTATTATCTGGGGAAAACAAAAGATTGGTACAAAATTCGTCTGATTCCCGATAACGAGACTGAAGGAAAAGTCGGTTACATCCAGGAGGATTTATTGAGCCTGTCAGGCAATGAATTTAGGACGAATGAAAGGGCTAATATTCGTAAGGGGCCTTCGACTGATTACGCGATTATTGCAAATTTGCCGCCTCAATCGCGTTTGAGGAAAATCGGAGAAAAAAAAGATTGGGTACATGTCCGTCTTGACGATAAAAGAACAGGCTGGGTTTACAAAAAGCTGGTTTCGTATGCATTTTCGCCCTATCCGCGCTACAAAGGAAGCGCCCGGATTTCAACGCTGGCGGTGACTCTTTCTCCGCCGGTCCTGACGCAAAATACAGAAACGCCAGCGACCGCTCCCGTCTCCGCTTCAGCTCCAACAACTGGCGCTGGCAATAATAGTTACTGGAAACTGAGCACTACAAAGGCGGAGAATAGCTCATACGGCTCAAAGGAGCAAACGAAGATTGCCGTAAATTTCAGAACGCAACCGGATACGTCCGCTTCAATTATTATGACTTTGCCGCCGCAAACTCTGCTGACAAAAATCGCTCCTTCCGGAGAATGGTGGGAAGTGATGACACAGGATGGCGTTTACGGCTGGGTGCATCAGGTGGCTTTTGGCCTGGCAGAGACGAAATATTTGTACGCGCAAAAAAATGCCAATATCCGTTATGGCCCGGGAACAAATTATAAAATTATTGACCAGGCAAGAGCGGGGGATGTGTTCACTCGTATGGAGAAAAGAGGAAAGTGGTATTATGTCCAATACAAAAACAGCAAACGCGGCTGGATTCGTGAGGATTTAGTTGACGTGCAGCGCGTTGCGCCGGGGCTGTTGCCCGAATTTACGTCGATTCCGGCGTACGGAAGAGCCATAACCCGAGTAAATTCCAAATTGTACAAAGGACCTTCGAAAAATTATCCGGCGAAAAGAAATTTGCCGCAAAATACTTATTTGAAAATTGTCGGCAAATTCCGCCAGTGGACGGAAGTGGAATTGCTGGGAAATCTTGATCGGGGATGGGTTCCCAATGCGGATATTTTGAACAAATATCACTCGCGAATTATTACGGTGAAAGATGCGGAAGTTTACGTTGCTCCGAATACGCAATCCGGATTAGTAACGCGCGTGAGACGGGCGCTGACTTTCCGACCCATCGATCAGCGAAATGAGTGGTTTCGCATTGTGGTCGGCGGACAAACCGGCTGGATAAATTTGCGCGATGTTGCCGCGTTGAAATACCCCGACGTTTACGTCAATCAGCCGGAAGTCAACGTGAGACGCTTGCCTGACATTCAATCGAAAAAAATAGCGGTGCTCAAAGAAGGCACAAAGTTGAAACCCACTGACGATGAGGGAGATTGGTTGTTCGTGAAAATGCCGCGAGGAGACAAAAGCTGGATTCACAAGAAATTAGTTGATTTGCAGGAATTTCCTTACGTCATTGTCACCTCCGACGCCAATGTGTATCAGAAACCGACCGCAGGCAGCATTTTGAAAGGCAGGGTGAAACGCGAAGAACGTTTTTTGGCGTTGAATAAAAATTCAAATTGGTACAAAATTTCCTACCGCACCGATGATGTTGGCTGGATTTACGCGGGTTTTGTGAAAGAAGACGTCAAAGGCACACAACTCATTCGCGAGCGGACGGAACTGAGAATGGGACCCGGAAAAGATTATGAGTTGATAGGCTATGTGAAAAAAGGAACACAGGCGAAGTGGCTCAATGAAGTTAATAAATGGCGTCAGGTCGAGGTTAAAACCAGGCAGCGTTGGCTGGGTTTATTCTGCCGAAACAAAACCGCTGGAATTAAAGAAAATGACCGCCCAGATTATGGGCAATGCCTACAAAAAACCGGATTATAATTCAACTATTGTCGGCAGAGTGCTAAAAGGAAAAACTTACAAACCATTTGAAAAAAAGGGAGAGTTTTACAAAATTCAGTTGTCAGACGGCGTGTATGGCTGGGCGCCCATGGACAGCTTTAAAAGCAAAAAAAAGAAGACAGTTTTTACGCTTGATGTGGCGAAACTCCGGTCTGGCCCCGGACCGGGTTACGGAGTGCTACAAAAACTCGAACCGGCGACGGATCTCATCGTTCTCGGCTCTTACGGTCAGTATTATCAGGTCGAAATCAAAGAGACGAAATTGCGCGGCTATATTTTAAAAGCGATGGTTTTTGAATAGATTCGAATTGAATTATATCTGGCGCAAATGGCTTACCGTGTGCGTCTTACAGTAAAAAAATGTTTTGCCGTTTGAATGCGCCGTTGACCGTGAAAAAAATAGATTTCAAAAGTAAAAATTAGTGCTTTAGAATATCTTAATGCGGGAGGTTGAAATGAAGAGAAGCAACATTTTTATCTTTGCGAGTTTGCTCGGTTTAATGGTACTTTTTTTATTGTCTTGTGAAAAAAAAGAAGAAGTGTTAATCCCAAAACCAACGAAACCGACCGAAGAAACAAATGTCGCTCCTGCTGTTGATAGCGCGATGGCAAAACAATTAGCATTGAAAGAGCAGTTGGAGATAACGCTAAAGGATTTGGAAGCGAAACGCGCGGCGCTTGTGAAAAAACAGCAAGAATTGGATGAGGAAATCAAAGCCCTCGGCGAAAAACAGTCCGAAGTTCTTTCTGTCCAGTCGCAACTGAAGACTTTTCAGATAGTTTCCATCGTTTTATTTGCACTGGGATTGCTCGCTGTCGTCGTTGGCATTGTGATGATTTTGCGCACGAAAAAGAAGGGCAGCGCAGAAGTAATCTCAGAAACCGAGAAAAAAACGGGAAGAACACCGGAGAAAAAAACTAAAGAAAAGGTTGGAAAAATAAAAGAGGAAAAACCTGCAGAAAAGCCAAAAGCGCGCAAGTCACAAACTCGCCTGAAAAAGACGCCTCCGGCCCAGAAAGGCGAAAATAAGAAAGAAGGCTAAGTGCATTGTTTGTATCGCCGAATTTAGATTCTGACTTTCAAGCTCAAAAAGATGACAGAGCATCGGTTATCTTTTTGAGATAATGCCTGGATTTCGAAAGAACGTCGCATGGGGAAAAAAAATCAACCGAACAGCCAACATGTCGCGGAAAAAATTTCCGCCCTGCAATTTAATCTGTTCGCCGAACAGCATTTGAAGCGCGATCACAAAGATTTCGTGACATTTTTGATCCGGGAATTGGACATTCCGTACCGGGCACACGCCCTGCACATTGGCTGTCGCAGCGGACAGTTGAGTCTCGAATTGGCGCGCAGAATGCCGGAGATTGATCTGCTTGCTGTGGACGAGGACGAGGAAATGGTTCGTGTCGCGCAGGAAAATCAGCGTAGCGCCGGCGTGGGGAATGTCCGTTTCCGGCATCTGACGTTGCATCAGTTGACTGACCTCAAATCCGATTCTTTTGACGCCGTTATTTCATATCAATTTCTTCATTGTTCAGAAGACCCGATTTTTTTGTTAAATCAAATCTGGCGAACGGTGAAAAAAAAGGGCAAGTTTGCCATTCAGGATTATCGGAGCGATTTGCAATTGCTCGGAAAAATCGGTATTTGGTTCGCTGCTACGACAATGAGCAATGAGATTCGAAAATATTGGAGAGGGCAATTTCGTTCGAGCTATTCTCTGCGGGAGATTGTCGCTGTGCTGCTGAAAACAGAAATGAAAGACTGGAAAATCAGAACCACGCTGCTGGATTTTTTGGTTTATTATGGGATGAAAGAAGAATAGAGTTGCTTTGAGCTTGATTTAAAAATACGATTTTCAAAATTGAAATTTGAGAAATAAATGATCATCAAACGACTGACACTGAAAAATTACCGCCGATTTCGCTCGCTGGATCTGGAATTGCCGGAAAATATCATCGGTATTCTCGGCAGTAACGGTTCCGGGAAGACAACGATTGTAGAATCCATTGGTTGGTGTCTCTACGGAAATCGCATTCGGCGTACGGATAAGCAGGACATTCGTTCGCAATTTTGTCAGACGAGCGACGTTACTGCCGTGTCGTTGGAGTTTGAACTTCAGGGAGAAAATTACCGCATCGAGCGCGAACTGCGCGGAAAAACAGCGATCATCGAAGCAGCTATTTATCGCGGCGATTTGAAAGAGCCCATTGCGGTTCAGGAGCGCGGCGTTAACGAGATGGTGGAAAAATTGCTCAATCTGGATTATCGGTCGTTTTTCATTTCTGTTTTCGCCCGGCAGAAAGATTTGGCGGCGCTGTCCATGTTTCGTCCTGAGGAACGCAAAAAAAGCATCGCCCGCTTGATAAACATTGACGCCATTGAGCAGGCGCGAAAGGATGTTCGGGCGGACAAAAATATCAAAGCCGAAAAGAAAAACGGGATTGAAGCCCATTTGGCGGATGAGGAAGAACTGAAGGCGAAGAAAAAAGAGCTTAAAATGGCTTTGAAAGAAGCCTCCTCCGATCTCGATCAACGGAAAAAATCGCTGATTTCTCTGCAAAAGGAATTAGATGATGTCAAGTCTGAATTTGAAGTCCAATCCCAAAAACGAGAACAGTTTTTGCAATTGAGCGCCCAAATTGAAAACAAGAAAAATATCAGTCTGGAATTTGAAAAGCGCCAGAAACAATCGGAGAAAGAAATCGATCAGATTCTCGAAGCGAAGAAGGAGTACGAAGAACAAAAGAATAAGTTGAAGGAGTTTGAAAAGGTTCAAAGAAGAAAAGACAAGTTGGACAAAGAGGCCAGCCGTTTTTCGGCGCTTCGGGCATATCAGGAAGAAATAAAAAGAATGGAAACGCAGGTGACTCGCGAACGTGTGCGGCTCACGCGACTCACGGAGGAACTGGAAGGCGCCGAGGAAATTCAAAAGCAATTGGGAAAAATTGACGAACAAATCGCTGAATTGCAAAGCGAGCAGGCGAAACTTCAGCAGAATCGGCTCGACAACCAGGGGCAATTGACGTCGATTGCGACCAAGGGAAAAGATACGCGGAAACGAAAGGATAAAATCGAAGAATTAGGCGCGGAGAGCCCGTGTCCTGTGTGCACGCGTCCGCTGAAAGATCACTATGAAAAAGTCCTGCGCCAATTTAATTCCGAGCTTCAGGATTTGCGGGTGCGATATCTTGAATTGGAAAAGTCAGAAAAAGAGATTGTGAGTAAAACTCAGGAGGTAGAACTCCAGCTCAAGAAAGCGAATCAGGAACGAGATTTGTTGCTGCAAAGCCATGAACAATACCGACAGAGACAAAAGCAACGGGATGAATCCGAAAGGGAATTGAGAAATTTCCGTGAGCAATTGCGGGAAGCAAAGGAACGCATCTCCAAACTGGGCAAAGTGGAATACGATGAAAAAATTCATGCGCAAATCAAGAAACAATACAAAGAACTTTATCAGATCAGAGATCGGTTGCTGCGGCACGAGGAAAAAATCAAGCGGCTGGCGCAAGTCCGCGAAGAATTAGATCGGGTGCAAATGGCGTTGGCGCAATACGCGACGGAAATAAAACAAGAGACTAAACGGTTGGAAGCGCTGGAGTATGATGCGGAATTATTTGATCGTACGAAAAAAGCGTTGACTGAAAAGCAGAAAGCGCTCGATGAAATAAAGGAAAACATCCACCAACAGGAACAGCGCCGACTTTCTATCATCAAAGATTTGGAACATTTGACGGCGGATATTGAAAGAAATAAGCAAATACGCAAGCAAATAGCTCAAATGCAGCAGGAAATTACATATCTGGAGGCGTTGGATTATCATTTTGGAATATTCAGACAGGAGCTTTCCGGAAGAATTCGGCCAATAATTGCGGCGAGGGCTTCCGAACTGTTGCATTTGACAACTCATGGCAGATATTCCATACTTGAGTTGGATGAAAACTACAACATTTTCCTCTATGACCAAGCGGAAAAATTCCCGCTGGCGCGATTTTCCGGCGGCGAGCAGGATCTGGCAAATTTATGTTTGCGTATCGCCATCAGTCAGGTTGTTGCTGAACGCTCTGGTAGGTCGCAGATTAATTTCATCGTGCTCGATGAAATTTTCGCGTCCCAAGACGAGCATCGCCGCGAGCTCATCATGACGGCGCTGCAGCAGTTGGCGACGCAATTCCGGCAAATTTTTATCATTACGCATGTGGAAAATATCAAAGATTCTCTGCCGGTGGTCATTTTTGTTAAAGAAAAGTCAGCGCTGGAGAGCGAGGCAATTGTGGTCTGAAAATTAAAGGCAAAAAAATTGAAAGATGACGAACGCGATTCCACGCAAAACGACGAAAGCGAAGACGAGGAGTTTCCCGAATACATTTACGTAACAGACGTGCTGGATTTGCACGGTTTTTTCCCGGAGCAAGCGGAAGAGATGGTGGCGGAGTTTTTGAATCAGGCGGTGGAATTACAATTATCTCAAGTGAGAATTATTCACGGTAAAGGCCGCAGTAAAATGAAGTGGACAGTGCATCAGGTCTTAAAAGAACATCCCGCCGTCGTTTCGTTTCGCGATGCGCCGCCGGAATTTGGCGGTTGGGGAGCGACGATTGTGGAGTTTTGAGTTTGCGGTAGCGAGTTTGGCATGGTCGTTTATTAATTTTTTTGAATTAAAGGTCATTTTTTTTTATTCAAAGCTTGAGCTATTCATTACGCTCCCAACGACAAACTATTAGCAAAATAAAAAAAGTGTTGCAAAATGGAAAATTTTGTGTTAAGTTTAGAGACAATAAAGCAATGGCAATTAATTTTTGAGGAGGATGGCTATGAATAGGAAAATTTTCGCTTTGGCGATGGTTGCCCTGATGATTTTACCTTTGGCGCTTTTTAGTCAAAATGGAGCGATTCAGGGTACGATTGCGTACACCGGAGATCAGGCAGGCCCGATTGTAGTCGCGACTCTGGCGATTCCGCCGGATTTGAATGCGCCGCTGAAAATAGACACGCTGATGGCGCCGGGCGCGTTTTCATTTGAAAATTTAACCGATGGCACGTATTTCGTCGCCGCCTTCATGGATGTGAACATGGATGGTTTCCCCGGATTTGACGAGCCGGTCGGATTATATCCGGGAGCTGTGACGGTGGAAAATTCATCATCGGTAACGGACGTGGATTTTGCCGTTAGCGAATTGCCGCAGGGCTCTGGTGCAATTCGCGGGCAGGTGCATTATACCGGCGCTTTTA
Encoded proteins:
- the recJ gene encoding single-stranded-DNA-specific exonuclease RecJ; amino-acid sequence: MNLKWVLNDKISTDAIYEFAQQLKVPLIIAKILITRGVDTFDKAKLFFRGNLDDLHDPFLMQDMGKAVERIVDAIRKKEKVLIYGDYDVDGITSVSTLYLLLNDLYAEVSYYIPHRVQEGYGISKLGIDEAAKQGVSLIISVDCGITAVKEIEYARQRGIDVIISDHHEQGPELPDAYAVLDPKCERSNYPFQELAGVGVAYKLGQALVQYLDLEPEYMTKYLDLVAIGSTADIVPLIDENRIFVREGLRLINQTDKPGLQALLSVSGLADKPIGTGQIVFILAPRLNAVGRLSDAAFAVKLLTTRNPRVAWDIANMLENENRARKNIDEDTFRQAQSLVDSDYDLSRDFGLVLAKDGWHPGVIGIVASRVVEKYYRPTVMISVDTEMGKGSARSINGFDIFEAIQQCEDLLVGYGGHKYAAGLTIEKDKIAEFRKRFNEIAKANLDDDLLQPKLRIDGRLRLADISPRLVQLLKLFAPFGPQNTRPIFQSDHLQVVGNPAIVGRNHLKFRVRQDGIVFDAIGFNLGDLIYRIEPGSQNLDMAYVIEENTYMGRTQLQLRVKDLR
- a CDS encoding SH3 domain-containing protein — encoded protein: MKRQYQSNEGFGQSDFVRRFSLFLGLMTLTLFVYCSPEFISQPNRLVVQTATVVRSGPGAKYKEIATVKAGTQLFLLESENDWHRVELPDGRRGWIFQGVARKIGREKVVVLKENAKVRRGPGEEYSAFAIIKKGKELLCDGERGNWFYVELIKGRNGWISKKDAEKVSFRNVVTIKATYAYRDADRKSGILLNISEGAELVQLGKVGAFYQIRLPGGQIGYVHESAVDVVRERTIRVKDRAVLRRGSNEGYGVVDTLEVGMQLTKLTQKGDWIEVKTSDGRTGWIHKSAVATTVSSSGEEFIEEKPVYLITNQDSNIREKPGTKQAKLTRVKKGKLLLKLGQENDWIKIKLADGRIGWIWEPLVDYDITLLLTKLDCNIRFGPSTRYQLIKRASKGMPLVRLEERNGWTRVRFDEGDIGWIKNGLFVPLDSLLFANRDCNVRKGPGTQYERIERILYGTFVYYLGKTKDWYKIRLIPDNETEGKVGYIQEDLLSLSGNEFRTNERANIRKGPSTDYAIIANLPPQSRLRKIGEKKDWVHVRLDDKRTGWVYKKLVSYAFSPYPRYKGSARISTLAVTLSPPVLTQNTETPATAPVSASAPTTGAGNNSYWKLSTTKAENSSYGSKEQTKIAVNFRTQPDTSASIIMTLPPQTLLTKIAPSGEWWEVMTQDGVYGWVHQVAFGLAETKYLYAQKNANIRYGPGTNYKIIDQARAGDVFTRMEKRGKWYYVQYKNSKRGWIREDLVDVQRVAPGLLPEFTSIPAYGRAITRVNSKLYKGPSKNYPAKRNLPQNTYLKIVGKFRQWTEVELLGNLDRGWVPNADILNKYHSRIITVKDAEVYVAPNTQSGLVTRVRRALTFRPIDQRNEWFRIVVGGQTGWINLRDVAALKYPDVYVNQPEVNVRRLPDIQSKKIAVLKEGTKLKPTDDEGDWLFVKMPRGDKSWIHKKLVDLQEFPYVIVTSDANVYQKPTAGSILKGRVKREERFLALNKNSNWYKISYRTDDVGWIYAGFVKEDVKGTQLIRERTELRMGPGKDYELIGYVKKGTQAKWLNEVNKWRQVEVKTRQRWLGLFCRNKTAGIKENDRPDYGQCLQKTGL
- a CDS encoding SH3 domain-containing protein, which encodes MTAQIMGNAYKKPDYNSTIVGRVLKGKTYKPFEKKGEFYKIQLSDGVYGWAPMDSFKSKKKKTVFTLDVAKLRSGPGPGYGVLQKLEPATDLIVLGSYGQYYQVEIKETKLRGYILKAMVFE
- a CDS encoding class I SAM-dependent methyltransferase, yielding MGKKNQPNSQHVAEKISALQFNLFAEQHLKRDHKDFVTFLIRELDIPYRAHALHIGCRSGQLSLELARRMPEIDLLAVDEDEEMVRVAQENQRSAGVGNVRFRHLTLHQLTDLKSDSFDAVISYQFLHCSEDPIFLLNQIWRTVKKKGKFAIQDYRSDLQLLGKIGIWFAATTMSNEIRKYWRGQFRSSYSLREIVAVLLKTEMKDWKIRTTLLDFLVYYGMKEE
- a CDS encoding SMC family ATPase, which produces MIIKRLTLKNYRRFRSLDLELPENIIGILGSNGSGKTTIVESIGWCLYGNRIRRTDKQDIRSQFCQTSDVTAVSLEFELQGENYRIERELRGKTAIIEAAIYRGDLKEPIAVQERGVNEMVEKLLNLDYRSFFISVFARQKDLAALSMFRPEERKKSIARLINIDAIEQARKDVRADKNIKAEKKNGIEAHLADEEELKAKKKELKMALKEASSDLDQRKKSLISLQKELDDVKSEFEVQSQKREQFLQLSAQIENKKNISLEFEKRQKQSEKEIDQILEAKKEYEEQKNKLKEFEKVQRRKDKLDKEASRFSALRAYQEEIKRMETQVTRERVRLTRLTEELEGAEEIQKQLGKIDEQIAELQSEQAKLQQNRLDNQGQLTSIATKGKDTRKRKDKIEELGAESPCPVCTRPLKDHYEKVLRQFNSELQDLRVRYLELEKSEKEIVSKTQEVELQLKKANQERDLLLQSHEQYRQRQKQRDESERELRNFREQLREAKERISKLGKVEYDEKIHAQIKKQYKELYQIRDRLLRHEEKIKRLAQVREELDRVQMALAQYATEIKQETKRLEALEYDAELFDRTKKALTEKQKALDEIKENIHQQEQRRLSIIKDLEHLTADIERNKQIRKQIAQMQQEITYLEALDYHFGIFRQELSGRIRPIIAARASELLHLTTHGRYSILELDENYNIFLYDQAEKFPLARFSGGEQDLANLCLRIAISQVVAERSGRSQINFIVLDEIFASQDEHRRELIMTALQQLATQFRQIFIITHVENIKDSLPVVIFVKEKSALESEAIVV